One window of the Vigna radiata var. radiata cultivar VC1973A chromosome 1, Vradiata_ver6, whole genome shotgun sequence genome contains the following:
- the LOC106766319 gene encoding uncharacterized protein LOC106766319, whose product MEGRERKFSLSSQPEPFHTPHSSFSTPMQQHQSHEIMALKRAYADVILNTMKESAGRVMVSEKRALMLQQELTATKENALHMLIRLKTMMDTKTAEAEKASLQQQRKIEELEAQLNEAEDVVTDLRAELKHVYLVLEKIRNNQVLPLNGQNIKQVATCVSIKPKTSISSPHKELECITSCDVVNKSLTMNILDKKQLHICNLEDSSGHDSDFASVITRSKDSELCRNGFTQRIRALEGNLLDEKLLMQDVHNQRYGKKLGVIAKDVDGKVAKFSALTEEMKISKHVKLLKIPKWKIFSGYRSQFLSCKFHFNDSSKLSKDVCSLPSINLSAIIRWKRKRRRHRHLGIKSSAFRSCKPSFVLEQCSSVCDNAKCCEDEKDANMNSVALLTDAEPVHGATELVEKAIEKDSKLSNTGDSAEQNLTGPSSDMKVEVVVVDVSSTNSDMKDEEAFIEKDRSCSQVDESKPLKYTFQRKRKKEVLGNIHQNFDSKKSTVKRRVEDKQNGAWELHNLA is encoded by the exons ATGgagggaagagagagaaagttttctctctcctctcaaCCGGAACCTTTCCACACTCCCCATTCCTCTTTCTCCACTCCAATGCAACAGCATCAATCTCAT GAAATTATGGCTTTGAAGAGGGCATATGCAGATGTAATTCTGAATACTATGAAGGAGTCTGCAGGTCGGGTAATGGTGTCGGAAAAGAGAGCACTTATGCTCCAGCAGGAGCTCACTGCAACCAAAGAAAATGCTCTTCATATGTTAATACGTCTGAAGACGATGATGGATACTAAG ACAGCTGAAGCAGAGAAAGCATCATTGCAGCAgcaaagaaaaattgaagagCTTGAAGCCCAGTTGAATGAAGCTGAGGATGTCGTAACAGATCTTAGGGCTGAACTGAAGCATGTATACCTTGTGCTAGAAAAGATAAGGAATAACCAGGTGCTGCCTTTGAATGGGCAGAACATAAAGCAGGTTGCAACTTGTGTTAGTATAAAACCTAAGACTTCAATATCGTCTCCTCATAAAGAACTTGAATGTATAACAAGCTGTGATGTGGTAAACAAATCACTGACTATGAACATCTTAGATAAGAAGCAATTGCACATCTGTAATTTGGAGGATTCTTCTGGCCATGACTCTGACTTTGCTTCGGTCATCACAAGAAGCAAGGATTCTGAACTTTGCCGAAATGGATTTACTCAGAGAATCCGTGCACTTGAAGGAAATTTGCTGGATGAAAAGCTGCTCATGCAAGACGTACACAATCAACGTTATGGTAAAAAACTTGGGGTCATTGCTAAAGATGTTGATGGGAAAGTTGCAAAATTTAGTGCACTGACTGAGGAAATGAAAATTAGTAAGCATGTCAAGCTCCTTAAAATACCAAAATGGAAGATATTTTCCGGGTACAGGTCTCAATTTCTATCttgtaaatttcattttaatgacAGCAGCAAATTGAGCAAAGATGTGTGCTCTCTACCTTCTATCAACCTTAGTGCCATTATCAgatggaaaagaaagagaagaaggcaTAGACATCTAGGAATTAAATCTTCTGCTTTTAGAAGTTGTAAACCATCATTTGTTCTTGAGCAGTGCTCATCTGTCTGTGATAATGCCAAATGTTGTGAAGATGAAAAGGATGCAAATATGAATTCAGTGGCACTTTTGACTGATGCAGAACCTGTGCATGGGGCCACTGAGCTAGTGGAGAAAGCAATTGAGAAGGATAGCAAGTTATCGAATACAGGAGACAGTGCTGAACAGAATCTAACAGGACCAAGCTCTGACATGAAAGTtgaggttgttgttgttgatgtttcaTCTACAAATAGTGATATGAAAGATGAAGAAGCTTTTATAGAAAAAGATAGATCTTGCAGTCAAGTAGATGAAAGTAAGCCTCTGAAATATACATTCCAAAGGAAGCGAAAAAAAGAAGTTTTGGGAAACATACACCAAAACTTTGATTCTAAGAAGAGCACAGTGAAGAGGAGGGTGGAGGACAAACAAAATGGTGCATGGGAACTCCATAATCTAGCATAA
- the LOC106768209 gene encoding uncharacterized protein LOC106768209: protein MEMKRETNNKEDSIHTIVFTAGTFLLMVCLKHFLVEQWRAWVFLILNVILLAILFMSLRPTNLDHSSETESSVEQVKSDNKEKKRPSGGSQETEEGKDCYIKKSWSSSSTSTGSNTDTYVDAENEVAEEDEEDEEEEEQVPVLSKEELNERVEAFITMFRQHLISDVKQAESFRLHKIEVSCC, encoded by the coding sequence ATGGAGATGAAGAGAGAAACCAACAACAAAGAGGATAGCATACACACTATAGTGTTCACAGCAGGTACATTTCTCCTAATGGTGTGTCTAAAACACTTTCTAGTTGAGCAATGGCGTGCTTGGGTGTTCCTCATCCTCAATGTCATTCTGTTAGCCATTCTTTTTATGTCTCTGAGGCCAACCAACTTAGATCACAGTTCAGAAACTGAAAGCAGTGTTGAACAAGTGAAGAGTGataacaaagagaaaaagagaccAAGTGGGGGTTCTCAAGAAACTGAAGAAGGAAAAGATTGCTACATAAAGAAAAGTTGGAGTAGTAGTAGTACTAGTACTGGTAGTAATACTGATACTTATGTTGATGCTGAGAATGAAGTTGCagaagaagatgaggaagatgaggaggaagaggagCAGGTTCCAGTGCTGTCCAAGGAGGAGTTGAATGAGAGAGTGGAAGCTTTCATTACCATGTTTAGGCAGCACTTGATCTCTGATGTCAAACAAGCTGAAAGTTTCAGACTCCACAAGATTGAAGTGTCTTGCTGTTGA
- the LOC106765939 gene encoding type I inositol polyphosphate 5-phosphatase 4, with translation MEVENQKARKYHHRLRNWFNSKQKEEDRPSSFSLNEIQDGAEDESDDYEGNLSLRSLELDPCISTNELRIFVGTWNVAGRSPVGSLAVDLDEWLNLKNAADIYVLGFQEIVPLKTLTVIGAEDPAVATSWNQLIGKTLNAKFGCPWMTPVLNSSSLLACDDNCYQYVENPNTRDGNSNNDKYTLVASKKMVGVFISVWLREEVLRKYSVSNVRVCSVACGVMGYLGNKGSVAVSMSIEGTSFCFVAAHLASGEKKGDEGRRNHQVAEIFRRTSFSRTTKDHHYPLSILGHDRIFWFGDLNYRLYLEDNFARHLIRKQDWKALQEFDQLQKELEEGGVFEGWKEGDIEFAPTYKYSSSTTNRYCGSLPNRSGEKQRTPAWCDRILWYGKGVEQLNYFRSESKFSDHRPVSALFSTQIEIKSSSRGLMELQNIPQTVLNPKNGTNRGEEDGKSSLLSLLTKNVLDANTNFRLKG, from the exons ATGGAGGTGGAGAATCAGAAGGCAAGAAAGTATCATCACAGGCTCCGCAATTGGTTCAACAGCAAGCAGAAGGAAGAAGACAGGCCTTCATCATTCAGTTTGAACGAGATTCAAG ATGGAGCAGAAGATGAGAGTGATGACTATGAGGGAAACCTTTCCCTTCGCTCATTGGAATTGGATCCATGCATTTCAACAAATGAACTAAG GATCTTTGTTGGTACATGGAATGTTGCTGGTAGATCCCCTGTAGGAAGTTTGGCTGTTGACTTGGACGAGTGGTTGAATCTCAAGAATGCTGCAGATATATATGTTCTTGG GTTTCAAGAGATTGTACCTTTGAAGACCTTAACTGTGATAGGAGCAGAGGATCCAGCAGTGGCAACAAGCTGGAACCAGTTAATAGGAAAAACACTGAATGCCAAGTTTGGATGCCCTTGGATGACACCAGTGCTgaattcttcatcactgctaGCATGTGATGACAATTGTTATCAGTATGTGGAGAATCCAAACACCAGAGATGGCAACAGCAACaatgacaagtacacactaGTGGCCAGCAAGAAGATGGTTGGAGTGTTCATAAGTGTGTGGCTGAGGGAAGAGGTGTTGAGGAAGTATAGTGTCTCAAATGTGAGAGTGTGCTCAGTAGCATGTGGGGTGATGGGGTACTTGGGAAACAAAGGATCAGTGGCAGTTAGCATGTCAATTGAAGGGacaagtttttgttttgtagcAGCACACTTAGCATCTGGTGAGAAGAAGGGTGATGAAGGGAGAAGGAACCATCAGGTAGCAGAGATTTTTAGGAGAACCTCTTTTTCAAGGACCACAAAAGACCATCATTATCCTCTATCCATCTTAGGCCACGA CCGAATATTCTGGTTTGGGGACCTCAACTATAGGCTATACTTGGAGGATAATTTTGCTAGGCATCTGATAAGGAAACAAGATTGGAAGGCATTGCAAGAGTTTGATCAACTCCAGAAAGAACTAGAAGAAGGTGGAGTGTTTGAGGGTTGGAAAGAAGGTGATATAGAATTTGCCCCAACATATAAATACTCATCTTCCACTACCAATAGATACTGTGGTAGCCTCCCAAATAGATCAGGGGAAAAACAAAGAACTCCAGCATG GTGTGACAGAATTCTATGGTATGGCAAAGGAGTGGAGCAACTTAACTATTTCAGGAGTGAAAGCAAGTTCTCTGATCATCGTCCAGTCTCAGCACTTTTCTCTACACAGATTGAAATCAAATCATCAAGCAGAGGACTTATGGAGTTGCAGAATATCCCTCAAACAGTGTTGAACCCCAAGAAT GGGACGAACAGAGGAGAAGAAGATGGAAAATCTTCCTTATTGTCACTGTTAACCAAGAATGTACTAGATGCTAACACAAACTTTAGATTAAAGGGTTGA